A region of the Pseudarthrobacter sp. MM222 genome:
CCGCGCGGCCGCTGGCGGCCTTGCTACGCTCTGGTCGGCGATGCGCTCCTTCGCAAAACTCCGCTTCCGGCTATGACCGTACGCTGCCTATCGCCGTTGGCTCCCGCACCATTCGCTGTGTTCAAACCGCTCCCTCACCTCTCGTGAGGGAGCGGTTGCCTTAACTCTTGCTTGACGCTCATGTCCGACTGTCCTGATGAAGTAGCCCAGCGAAAGTGGACCTTCCGTCGCGCGCGGAGGCGACCACGAGGAACCCGGCCGCAAGGCTCAGAACTTGTGGCGGTTGGCGAGGACTGGGAGTTTGGTTCGGGCTTCCTTGACCATGGCGGTGTCCAGGTCGACGAACAGCAGGCCCGGGCCGCCGTCGAGCTCTTCGAGGACGTCGCCGAAGGGGGACACGGCGACGGAGTGCCCCACGCCGGTGGGGGCAGTACCCTTGACCGCGCTTCCCTGGCTGGCGGGATCGCCCTGGCCGCAGGCAAGGACCACGGTGGTGGAGTCCAGGGCGCGGGCGCGGGCCAGGAGCTTCCATTGCTCGGCCTTGCCGGGGCCGGATCCCCAGGAGGCGCAGACGATGTTCACGTCGGCTCCGCGGTCCGCGTTCTCGGTAAAGAGCGCAGGGAACCGGACGTCGTAACAGGTGGCGAGTCCGAACGTCACGCCGTCGAGCTGGAAGGTGACCGGGTCCTTGCCGGCTTCCACGGTGTCAGATTCGGCGAAACCGAAGGCGTCGAAGAGGTGGATCTTGTCGTAGCTGGTATCCAGGCCGCGGCCGGTGACCAGCAGGGTATTGCGGACTTTGCCGGGCGCGCCGTCGTCGGCCGTTCCCGGGGTGAACATCCCGGCGATGATGGCGATGTCATGCTCCGCAGCGATGGCGCGGAGGCGCGTGGCCCAAGGGCCGTCCAGGGGTTCGGCGATGTCCAGCAGCGAATTGCCGAAGGCGCGCATGGCCGCCTCGGGAAAGACCACGAGGTCCGCGCCGCCGGCCTTGGCCCGCCGGGCGTAGTCCTCCACGAGCGACAGATTCGCGGCAA
Encoded here:
- a CDS encoding carbon-nitrogen hydrolase family protein, with product MRIALAQIITGRDLAANLSLVEDYARRAKAGGADLVVFPEAAMRAFGNSLLDIAEPLDGPWATRLRAIAAEHDIAIIAGMFTPGTADDGAPGKVRNTLLVTGRGLDTSYDKIHLFDAFGFAESDTVEAGKDPVTFQLDGVTFGLATCYDVRFPALFTENADRGADVNIVCASWGSGPGKAEQWKLLARARALDSTTVVLACGQGDPASQGSAVKGTAPTGVGHSVAVSPFGDVLEELDGGPGLLFVDLDTAMVKEARTKLPVLANRHKF